The Salvia miltiorrhiza cultivar Shanhuang (shh) chromosome 1, IMPLAD_Smil_shh, whole genome shotgun sequence genome has a window encoding:
- the LOC130994485 gene encoding protein VACUOLELESS GAMETOPHYTES-like — protein MESKHFSHVHGLLFHQTAQGSEIHCAGCRSPGSGNIYACWKCNYFLHEDCFRASRSLTHPAHPHHPLTLVSYPTYPSTQFFCNSCNLVGSGFCYCCSECDFDVHIHCAHMAAPPHLSHSASVPLPNLTNNQSSPFPSYVPSS, from the coding sequence ATGGAGTCTAAGCATTTCAGCCACGTCCACGGCCTGCTTTTCCATCAGACGGCGCAGGGCTCCGAGATCCACTGCGCCGGCTGCAGATCACCGGGCTCCGGCAACATCTACGCCTGCTGGAAGTGCAACTACTTCTTGCACGAAGACTGCTTCCGCGCGAGCCGGTCCCTCACCCACCCCGCCCACCCGCACCACCCCCTCACGCTCGTGTCCTACCCAACCTACCCCTCCACCCAGTTCTTCTGCAACTCTTGCAACCTCGTCGGGAGTGGATTCTGCTACTGCTGCTCTGAATGCGACTTCGATGTCCACATCCATTGCGCGCACATGGCTGCGCCTCCGCATCTCTCACACTCGGCTAGCGTCCCTCTCCCTAATCTCACCAACAATCAAAGCAGCCCCTTCCCGAGCTACGTGCCCTCGTCGTGA